One Poseidonibacter antarcticus genomic window carries:
- a CDS encoding peptidyl-prolyl cis-trans isomerase: protein MYKFLLAFLFSSTLSFAGIINGIALTVNDDPITLYDIDQAMVNKNIDKNQAVGLLVDEVLYKQLIKKYNISVDIFDVNTYIEKLAASNNMDLLTFKSIVRQKYPDYSIFEAEAKTIVTRQKLIKKLVQGQLKIASEEDVKLYYENNKKKYLTSKTVEVVQYTSTKKPSLLATIKSPLAQAADVQRTPLQLSIKELNPQMQYLLNNTAVNAFTPVFIANKMYTALFIIKKEGTDILDFEVVKNKVFNEVMALREKKYLKDFFEKQKLTADIKILR, encoded by the coding sequence ATGTATAAATTTTTATTAGCATTCTTATTTAGTTCGACTTTATCATTTGCTGGAATAATAAATGGTATTGCACTTACTGTAAATGATGACCCAATTACACTTTATGATATTGACCAAGCAATGGTTAATAAAAATATTGATAAAAATCAAGCAGTTGGTTTATTAGTTGATGAAGTATTATATAAACAATTAATTAAAAAATATAATATTTCTGTAGATATTTTTGATGTCAACACATATATCGAAAAACTTGCCGCATCAAATAACATGGATCTTTTAACATTTAAATCTATTGTAAGACAAAAATATCCAGATTATAGTATATTCGAAGCAGAAGCTAAAACAATTGTAACTAGACAAAAACTAATTAAAAAATTAGTTCAAGGTCAATTAAAAATAGCATCAGAAGAAGATGTTAAATTATATTATGAGAATAATAAAAAGAAATACCTAACTTCTAAAACAGTAGAAGTAGTTCAATATACATCAACTAAAAAGCCTTCTTTATTAGCTACGATTAAAAGTCCACTAGCTCAAGCTGCTGATGTACAAAGAACTCCTTTACAACTTAGCATAAAAGAATTAAACCCACAAATGCAGTATCTTTTAAATAATACTGCTGTAAACGCTTTTACACCCGTATTCATAGCAAATAAGATGTATACAGCACTTTTTATTATTAAAAAAGAAGGAACTGATATATTAGACTTTGAAGTAGTAAAAAATAAAGTATTTAATGAAGTAATGGCATTAAGAGAAAAAAAATATTTAAAAGATTTTTTTGAAAAACAAAAATTAACAGCTGATATAAAAATATTAAGATAA
- the gatB gene encoding Asp-tRNA(Asn)/Glu-tRNA(Gln) amidotransferase subunit GatB, producing the protein MFEVIIGLEVHVQLNTKSKLFCSCPTSFGEEPNTNVCPTCLGLPGALPVLNKEAVYKAIMLGTALKSKINQKSIFNRKNYFYPDLPNGYQISQFEVPIVGLGELVIDFPDGRQKTIGVTRAHLENDAGKSIHTSSGSQVDLNRTGTPLLEIVSEPDMRSAEEAILYLKKLHSIVRYIGISDANMQEGSFRADVNVSIRPKGATNLNTRCEIKNMNSFKFIEKAIHYEVNRHIEAWEDGIHDTEIVQETRLFDADAGETRSMRGKEDAADYRYFPDPDLLPVIITDEMLEKYSKIPELPDEKKARFIKDFGLKEYDASVITSSLETANFFDEMMKEGITGKNATTWLTVELPSRFKEGVSIENSPVGAKKLATMIKAIEDGTISGKAAKEVLDYLMENPDEEIDTVIEKLGLKQVSDDGAILEIIDAIIASNEDKVEQYKAGKDKLFGFFVGQTMKASKGTANPAKVNELLKQRLS; encoded by the coding sequence ATGTTTGAAGTAATTATAGGTTTAGAAGTACACGTACAGTTAAATACAAAGTCTAAACTATTTTGTTCTTGTCCAACAAGTTTTGGTGAAGAACCAAATACAAATGTATGTCCAACTTGTTTAGGACTACCAGGAGCGCTTCCTGTTTTAAATAAAGAAGCAGTTTACAAAGCAATTATGTTAGGTACTGCACTTAAATCAAAAATTAATCAAAAATCAATATTTAATAGGAAAAATTATTTCTATCCTGATTTACCAAATGGTTATCAAATCTCTCAATTTGAAGTTCCTATTGTAGGACTTGGAGAATTGGTAATTGATTTTCCAGATGGAAGACAAAAAACTATTGGTGTTACAAGAGCTCACTTAGAAAATGATGCAGGAAAAAGTATTCATACATCATCAGGTTCACAAGTTGATTTAAATAGAACAGGAACTCCTTTACTTGAAATTGTTTCAGAACCAGATATGAGATCTGCTGAAGAAGCTATTTTATATCTTAAAAAACTTCACTCAATTGTAAGATATATCGGAATTTCAGATGCAAATATGCAAGAAGGTTCATTTAGAGCAGATGTAAATGTATCTATTAGACCAAAAGGTGCAACAAATTTAAATACTAGATGTGAAATCAAAAATATGAACTCATTTAAGTTCATTGAAAAAGCAATTCATTATGAAGTAAATAGACATATTGAAGCTTGGGAAGATGGTATTCATGATACTGAAATTGTTCAAGAAACTAGACTTTTTGATGCAGATGCTGGTGAAACTAGATCAATGAGAGGAAAAGAAGATGCTGCTGATTACAGATATTTTCCAGATCCTGATTTACTTCCTGTAATAATTACAGATGAAATGTTAGAAAAATACTCTAAAATTCCTGAACTTCCAGATGAGAAAAAAGCAAGATTTATAAAAGACTTTGGTCTTAAAGAATATGATGCATCAGTTATCACAAGCTCACTTGAAACTGCAAACTTCTTTGATGAAATGATGAAAGAAGGAATCACAGGTAAGAATGCAACAACATGGTTAACAGTTGAATTACCATCAAGATTTAAAGAAGGTGTTTCAATTGAAAATTCACCTGTTGGAGCTAAAAAATTAGCAACAATGATTAAAGCAATCGAAGATGGAACAATTTCAGGAAAAGCAGCAAAAGAAGTACTTGATTATCTAATGGAAAATCCAGATGAAGAAATTGATACTGTAATTGAAAAACTTGGATTAAAACAAGTATCTGATGATGGTGCAATTTTAGAAATTATTGATGCTATCATTGCTTCAAATGAAGATAAAGTAGAACAATATAAAGCAGGAAAAGATAAATTATTTGGATTCTTTGTAGGTCAAACTATGAAAGCATCTAAAGGTACTGCAAATCCTGCTAAAGTAAATGAACTTTTAAAACAAAGACTTTCTTAA
- a CDS encoding NAD(P)H-dependent glycerol-3-phosphate dehydrogenase has protein sequence MSNKPKIAVIGAGKWGQALHFALSKNQETFITSRTPRNIKNFIDLKTALNCDYLVIAIPAQQLKQWLKENFEFKNQKILVASKGIEATTGEFLNEIYADYVPEKNIGFISGPSFAAEVIQGLPCALVLNSTSKKLYHEFKPFFPDFIKTYYSTDVIGAEVAGAYKNVLAIASGICEGLNLGKNAQASLIARGLVEMQRFGKHFGAKKSSFIGLSGAGDLFLTASSNMSRNYRVGLGLAENKKLQEILEELGEVAEGVKTSEAIHKLSKEFNIYTPIANEVKLILDGKNPKDSLKDLLNS, from the coding sequence ATGAGTAATAAACCTAAAATTGCTGTAATAGGTGCTGGTAAATGGGGTCAAGCACTTCACTTTGCACTTTCTAAAAATCAAGAGACTTTTATCACTTCTCGGACTCCACGAAATATAAAAAACTTTATAGATTTAAAAACAGCTCTTAATTGTGATTATCTAGTAATCGCTATTCCAGCACAACAATTAAAACAGTGGTTAAAAGAGAATTTTGAATTTAAAAATCAAAAAATCCTAGTTGCTTCAAAAGGTATTGAAGCAACTACTGGTGAATTTCTAAATGAAATTTATGCAGATTATGTACCTGAAAAAAATATCGGTTTTATTTCAGGACCTTCATTTGCTGCTGAAGTAATCCAAGGTCTTCCTTGTGCTTTAGTTTTAAATTCTACTTCAAAAAAACTTTACCATGAATTTAAACCCTTCTTTCCAGACTTTATTAAGACTTATTATAGCACTGATGTAATTGGAGCTGAAGTCGCTGGTGCATATAAAAATGTACTTGCAATTGCAAGTGGCATTTGTGAGGGCTTAAATCTAGGGAAAAATGCACAAGCATCTTTAATCGCAAGAGGTTTAGTTGAAATGCAGAGATTTGGTAAGCATTTTGGTGCTAAAAAATCATCATTTATTGGATTAAGTGGAGCTGGGGATTTATTTTTGACGGCTAGTTCTAATATGAGTAGAAATTATCGGGTTGGATTAGGACTTGCAGAAAATAAAAAATTACAAGAAATATTAGAAGAATTAGGAGAAGTTGCTGAAGGTGTAAAAACATCAGAAGCAATTCATAAATTATCAAAAGAATTTAATATTTATACACCAATAGCAAACGAAGTTAAACTAATACTTGATGGTAAAAATCCTAAAGATAGTTTAAAAGATTTATTAAACTCTTAA
- a CDS encoding YhdH/YhfP family quinone oxidoreductase — protein sequence MKAFVVKKIADREFEADIQEVEIPKCADDEIVIKVSYSSLNYKDALSSVGNPGVTKNFPHITGIDVAGVVYESTSKIFKAGERVLVTGYDMGMNTNGGHAEFVKVPALWVARIPDSITDKEIMTFGTAGLTAALSINELIENGVKPEDGEILVTGATGGVGSIAVSILSKIGFSVVAISGKEEKIDYLKNIGAKEVILRNIFNEESKKTMMNERYAGVIDTVGGEILANALKYIKYDGVATCCGLSSSHELNTNVFPFILRGIRLIGIDSVECKLEKKQAAWEKIASRWKITTLDNITNEISLDEIKNAYKLLLAGRAVGRYVVKI from the coding sequence ATGAAAGCATTTGTAGTAAAAAAAATAGCGGATAGAGAGTTTGAAGCTGATATACAAGAAGTAGAAATACCTAAATGTGCAGATGATGAAATTGTTATAAAAGTATCTTATTCCTCATTAAATTATAAAGATGCATTAAGTTCTGTGGGAAATCCAGGAGTTACTAAAAATTTTCCACATATTACAGGAATTGATGTAGCTGGTGTTGTATATGAATCCACTTCTAAAATATTTAAAGCAGGTGAGCGTGTACTTGTAACAGGTTATGATATGGGAATGAATACAAATGGAGGACACGCTGAATTTGTAAAAGTACCAGCTTTATGGGTAGCTAGAATTCCTGATTCTATAACAGATAAAGAAATAATGACTTTTGGAACAGCAGGATTAACTGCAGCTTTAAGTATAAATGAATTAATAGAAAATGGTGTGAAGCCAGAAGATGGAGAAATTCTCGTAACAGGAGCAACAGGAGGAGTAGGTTCTATTGCTGTTTCGATTTTAAGTAAAATCGGATTTTCTGTAGTTGCAATTTCTGGGAAAGAAGAAAAAATAGATTATTTAAAAAATATTGGTGCTAAAGAAGTTATACTTAGAAATATTTTTAATGAAGAATCTAAAAAAACAATGATGAACGAAAGATATGCAGGAGTAATAGATACTGTTGGTGGTGAAATATTAGCAAATGCATTAAAATACATAAAATATGATGGAGTTGCAACTTGTTGTGGACTTTCATCTTCTCATGAATTAAATACAAATGTATTCCCTTTTATTTTAAGAGGTATACGATTAATAGGTATTGATTCAGTTGAATGTAAACTTGAAAAGAAACAGGCAGCTTGGGAAAAAATTGCAAGTAGATGGAAAATCACTACTTTAGATAACATTACAAATGAAATTTCATTAGATGAAATTAAAAATGCATATAAATTATTATTAGCAGGAAGAGCAGTAGGAAGATATGTAGTTAAGATATAA
- a CDS encoding glutamate-5-semialdehyde dehydrogenase: MQQFLEEAKKTSRTIANLDAHTKNKVLREMADALIAHCDYIIEHNNKDMKEGKINKLSSALLDRLLLTGQRVEDMALAIRQIADQKEPVGRTLEGWITEDGLDIKKISVPIGVIGIIYESRPNVTSDTAALCFKSGNVCVLKGGKEAEYSNKAIANILRQVLAKNKLPEQAISLLPDSSREGVAKLIKEDKYVDLIIPRGGEALIKYISQNSSIPVIKHDKGLCHIFVDKHAAHNRIIDIAINAKCQRPGVCNAMETLLIHEEIAAYILPGLYDAFIEKGTLLKGCEETAKYINVKIATDEDYNTEYLANILNIKVVKNVDEAIEHIAKYGSGHSESILSENYTAVNKFLDQVDAACVYANASTRFTDGGAFGLGAEVGISTNKLHSRGPMGINDLTTFKYKIYGQGQVR, translated from the coding sequence ATGCAACAATTTTTAGAAGAGGCAAAAAAAACAAGCCGAACTATTGCAAACCTTGACGCACATACTAAAAACAAGGTTTTAAGAGAAATGGCAGATGCGCTTATTGCACACTGTGATTATATAATAGAACATAATAATAAAGATATGAAAGAAGGAAAAATAAATAAATTAAGTAGTGCGCTACTTGATAGATTATTATTAACAGGACAAAGAGTTGAAGATATGGCTTTAGCCATTAGACAAATAGCAGATCAAAAAGAACCAGTTGGACGAACTTTAGAAGGTTGGATTACAGAAGATGGTTTAGATATTAAAAAAATATCAGTACCAATTGGTGTAATTGGTATTATTTATGAAAGTCGTCCAAATGTTACAAGTGATACAGCAGCACTTTGCTTTAAAAGTGGGAATGTTTGTGTTTTAAAAGGTGGGAAAGAAGCTGAATACTCAAATAAAGCAATTGCAAATATTTTAAGACAAGTACTAGCAAAAAATAAATTACCTGAACAAGCTATTTCATTATTACCTGATTCTTCAAGAGAAGGTGTTGCTAAACTTATCAAAGAAGATAAATATGTAGATTTAATAATTCCAAGAGGTGGAGAAGCACTAATCAAATATATAAGCCAAAATTCTTCAATTCCAGTTATTAAACATGATAAAGGTTTATGTCATATTTTTGTAGATAAACATGCAGCACATAACAGAATTATAGATATTGCAATTAATGCAAAATGTCAAAGACCAGGTGTTTGTAATGCTATGGAAACTCTTTTAATACATGAAGAAATTGCAGCTTATATTCTTCCAGGATTATACGATGCATTTATAGAAAAAGGAACACTTCTTAAAGGTTGTGAAGAAACAGCTAAGTATATAAATGTAAAAATTGCAACAGATGAAGATTATAATACAGAATATCTAGCAAATATTTTAAATATAAAAGTAGTTAAAAATGTAGATGAAGCAATTGAGCATATTGCAAAATATGGTTCAGGTCACTCTGAGTCTATTTTAAGTGAAAACTATACTGCTGTAAATAAATTCTTAGATCAAGTAGATGCAGCTTGTGTATATGCAAATGCAAGTACAAGATTTACAGATGGTGGTGCATTTGGTTTAGGTGCGGAAGTAGGAATTTCTACAAATAAACTTCACTCAAGAGGTCCAATGGGAATCAATGATTTAACAACATTTAAATACAAAATCTATGGACAAGGTCAAGTAAGATAA